Proteins encoded together in one Rhipicephalus sanguineus isolate Rsan-2018 chromosome 9, BIME_Rsan_1.4, whole genome shotgun sequence window:
- the LOC119405847 gene encoding uncharacterized protein LOC119405847 encodes MYLTERLQKLRGTVRASVSRNITLLTGLLQDPDTEAREVNRQVAVLKTKEAELCQLDKDILDLTEDEAIEGEVEGTSDYHEKILHAIADAQFFLSQRQQATGLSGPSKSEPNDDRVAATQSNIGSAGAPPGPVSTPRYRSVALPTLQVPTYAGDLRQWQEFWDHYRATIHENTELPPIEKFRYLLTYLTGAAKRAIEGIRLADNNYEIAVTTLKERFDRQELLVNEYIDQLLALSPVRSSKEVEKLRVLHDTVRFRVSALEGLGVPPE; translated from the coding sequence ATGTATTTGACAGAGCGTCTTCAGAAGTTGCGTGGaactgtcagggccagcgtctcccggaatattacgctcctgacaggacTGCTGCAGGACCCCGACACCGAGGCACGTGAGGTCAATAGGCAAGTCGCTGTTTTAAAGACGAAAGAAGCTGAGCTCTGCCAGCTAGACAAGGACATTCTTGATCTCACGGAAGACGAGGCTATTGAAGGAGAAGTCGAGGGCACAAGCGACTACCACGAGAAGATTCTGCACGCGATTGCTGATGCGCAGTTCTTCCTGTCACAGCGCCAACAGGCGACCGGTCTCAGCGGCCCATCTAAGAGTGAACCCAATGACGACCGGGTAGCAGCCACCCAGAGCAACATCGGATCTGCTGGGGCGCCGCCAGGACCCGTCAGTACACCACGCTACCGGTCGGTCGCGCTTCCGACGCTTCAGGTCCCGACGTATGCCGGAGATTTACGTCAGTGGCAAGAATTCTGGGACCATTACAGAGCCACGATTCACGAGAACACCGAGTTGCCGCCCATCGAGAAATTTAGGTATTTGCTGACGTACCTGACGGGAGCGGCCAAGCGAGCTATCGAAGGCATCAGGCTGGCTGATAACAACTATGAAATTGCCGTGACCACACTCAAAGAGCGCTTCGATCGACAAGAATTACTAGTCAACGAGTACATCGACCAACTTCTTGCACTGTCACCCGTGAGGAGTtccaaggaagtggagaagcttcGGGTGCTGCATGACACTGTGCGTTTCCGCGTAAGTGCGCTCGAAGGTCTTGGTGTACCGCCTGAGTAG